From Streptomyces sp. TLI_053, a single genomic window includes:
- a CDS encoding polyprenyl synthetase family protein translates to MAAARERATGHRQRFDRSFEAYFDTLPERLDTPPLSRFTPRCLELLRDLSLRGGKRLRVALLHEAARLVTTAPVPGLREAALSIELLQTHGLVHDDIIDDAPLRRGGPSTYYAYRGEFPAADRTALGLAVLAGDLAAFLSIRVLLEADAPAELRQAMLEVQLDAGAETVAGQIIDLERDLRPVPDEEFLHTVCEYKSTRYSVLAPLRLGLLAAGEDIAAHDAALRRYAIPVGIGGQLRDDYLDLFGDEDSTGKSTGADLRAGRRSYAVSALLAAADEEQRAVVESALGDPHCPAATVERIRELARRLGVDRKLRADMRRCAETAAAEAATWRPHWREEAVAFFEGLPLANAVRPSSP, encoded by the coding sequence ATGGCCGCCGCCCGCGAACGGGCCACCGGGCACCGGCAGCGGTTCGACCGCAGCTTCGAGGCGTACTTCGACACCCTGCCGGAGCGCCTCGACACACCCCCGCTCAGCCGCTTCACCCCACGCTGCCTGGAGCTGCTGCGGGACCTCTCGCTGCGCGGCGGCAAACGGCTGCGGGTCGCCCTGCTGCACGAGGCCGCCCGACTGGTGACCACCGCACCGGTACCCGGTCTGAGGGAGGCCGCGCTGAGCATCGAACTGCTGCAGACGCACGGCCTGGTCCACGACGACATCATCGACGACGCGCCCCTGCGGCGCGGCGGCCCGTCCACCTACTACGCCTACCGCGGCGAGTTCCCGGCGGCGGACCGCACCGCGCTCGGCCTGGCCGTCCTGGCCGGGGACCTCGCCGCCTTCCTGTCGATCCGGGTCCTGCTGGAGGCGGACGCCCCCGCCGAACTGCGGCAGGCGATGCTGGAGGTGCAACTGGACGCCGGCGCCGAGACCGTGGCGGGCCAGATCATCGACCTCGAACGCGACCTCCGGCCGGTCCCGGACGAGGAGTTCCTGCACACCGTCTGCGAGTACAAGTCCACCCGGTACTCCGTGCTCGCGCCGCTGCGGCTGGGCCTGCTGGCCGCCGGCGAGGACATCGCCGCCCACGACGCGGCGCTGCGCCGCTACGCGATCCCGGTCGGCATCGGCGGCCAGCTGCGGGACGACTACCTCGACCTGTTCGGCGACGAGGACAGCACCGGCAAGTCCACCGGTGCCGACCTCCGCGCGGGCCGCCGCAGCTACGCCGTGAGCGCCCTGCTCGCGGCCGCCGACGAGGAGCAGCGGGCCGTGGTGGAGTCCGCGCTCGGCGACCCGCACTGCCCGGCCGCGACGGTCGAACGGATCCGCGAGCTGGCCCGCCGGCTGGGCGTGGACCGCAAGCTCCGCGCCGACATGCGCCGCTGCGCCGAGACGGCCGCCGCCGAGGCCGCGACCTGGCGCCCGCACTGGCGCGAGGAGGCGGTGGCCTTCTTCGAGGGCCTGCCGCTCGCGAACGCGGTGCGGCCGTCCTCGCCGTAG
- a CDS encoding FAD-dependent oxidoreductase, with amino-acid sequence MTGPTTSGPTTSGPTTSGSTTSGPAANGPAPVASAVVIGAGLAGLTAAEELAARGVRVTVLEARPRVGGRTHGIEVAPGAWIDAGAAYLGAKHTELLALIKELGLATTPTTMLGASRFALADATPVPDANGEPATRDGRFPPLNAVALGELFDRLAELTARLDPEAPWRTPDAERLDTLTAAEWAEQELDHPDARLFFPLFLGEMMAADPADVSVLHMAFYLRSGGGLRYLNAFEGGAQEDRVAGGAHLLCERLAARLTDRRPSSVRLGEPVRSVVQDGEGVTVHTEGGAAYRADVAVVALPPLLAESLDFRPVRPAPRAGERTGRGCAVKVNLVYPAPVWREHGLSGWSVNARGPLLSTVDDSPADAPDGSRVGVLTGFVTGAEAHRYAALEPEEQRAAAVAQARSLFPMLPEPIGFHCTDWVNEPYSKGCYAALFGPGDWSRLGPALTAPHGRVHWAGTETSTEFFGLLEGAIRSGRRVVAEILRTGG; translated from the coding sequence ATGACCGGCCCCACCACCAGCGGCCCCACCACCAGCGGCCCCACCACGAGCGGCTCCACGACGAGCGGCCCCGCCGCGAACGGCCCCGCACCGGTCGCCTCCGCCGTGGTGATCGGCGCCGGCCTGGCCGGGCTGACCGCCGCAGAGGAGCTGGCGGCGCGCGGGGTGCGGGTCACCGTGCTGGAGGCGCGCCCACGGGTCGGCGGGCGCACGCACGGGATCGAGGTCGCACCCGGTGCCTGGATCGACGCGGGCGCCGCCTACCTCGGCGCCAAGCACACCGAACTCCTGGCGCTGATCAAGGAGCTGGGCCTCGCCACCACGCCCACCACCATGCTCGGCGCGAGCCGGTTCGCGCTCGCCGACGCCACTCCGGTCCCCGACGCGAACGGCGAACCCGCCACCCGGGACGGCCGGTTCCCACCGCTCAACGCCGTCGCGCTCGGTGAACTGTTCGACCGGCTCGCCGAACTCACCGCCCGGCTCGACCCCGAGGCGCCCTGGCGCACCCCGGACGCCGAACGGCTGGACACCCTCACCGCCGCCGAGTGGGCCGAGCAGGAGCTCGACCACCCGGACGCCCGGCTGTTCTTCCCGCTCTTCCTCGGCGAGATGATGGCCGCCGACCCGGCCGACGTCTCGGTCCTGCACATGGCCTTCTACCTGCGTTCGGGCGGCGGACTGCGCTATCTGAACGCCTTCGAGGGCGGCGCCCAGGAGGACCGGGTCGCCGGCGGCGCGCACCTGCTGTGCGAGCGGCTCGCCGCCCGGCTGACGGACCGGCGGCCCAGTTCGGTACGGCTCGGCGAACCGGTGCGGTCCGTCGTCCAGGACGGCGAGGGCGTGACCGTGCACACCGAGGGCGGGGCGGCGTACCGGGCCGACGTCGCGGTGGTGGCGCTGCCGCCGCTGCTCGCGGAGTCGCTCGACTTCCGGCCCGTACGGCCCGCCCCGCGCGCGGGCGAACGGACCGGACGCGGCTGCGCGGTCAAGGTCAACCTGGTCTATCCCGCGCCGGTCTGGCGCGAGCACGGGCTCTCCGGCTGGTCGGTCAACGCCCGGGGCCCGCTGCTCTCCACCGTGGACGACTCGCCGGCCGACGCGCCGGACGGCTCCCGGGTCGGCGTGCTCACCGGCTTCGTCACCGGTGCGGAGGCGCACCGCTACGCGGCCCTGGAGCCGGAGGAGCAGCGCGCGGCCGCCGTCGCGCAGGCCCGCTCGCTGTTCCCGATGCTGCCCGAGCCGATCGGCTTCCACTGCACCGACTGGGTGAACGAGCCCTACAGCAAGGGGTGTTACGCGGCCCTCTTCGGCCCCGGCGACTGGTCGCGGCTCGGCCCGGCGCTGACCGCGCCGCACGGCCGGGTGCACTGGGCCGGCACCGAGACCAGTACCGAGTTCTTCGGCCTGCTGGAGGGCGCGATCCGCTCCGGCCGGCGGGTCGTCGCGGAGATCCTCCGCACCGGGGGCTGA
- a CDS encoding amino acid adenylation domain-containing protein encodes MRRYPERPAIVHHGDALTYRQLGELVRTLADGLGAAPGVVAVPATHTPDTVVALLGILAAGGTYCPVDPAFPPQRRQDMLAAVGCRTAVGDGLAQPGLRVVGLPDEAAGTTAATGTGPERTEPERPAYLLFTSGSTGQPKPVVTPRRAISATVDSLRTLFGLTAEDRVLQFASLNWDTCFEEILPALTGGAALVLDRDAHSGSFPRFLRLVERERIGVLDLPTAFWHELVLHLTEERLALPECVRLLVIGGEAANPARLADWAALDTGRVRLLNTYGSTETTLITHAVDLHGPLAAARDRPWAAGDRVPIGRALPHVHERISERGELLIGGPAVALGYLGLPEATADRFTEDAEGVRWYRTGDRVGRAPDGVLTHQGRLDGEFKVRGIRVDPAEVEAHLAGHPGVHAVAVTGTTLAGRSALVAYVVPRAAAATGTLGAELRTYLRDRVPGHLVPSRITVVPELVLTASGKVDRAGSHRLHSARGPREGAQLPEPAHR; translated from the coding sequence GTGCGCCGATATCCCGAACGACCGGCGATCGTCCACCACGGGGACGCGCTGACTTACCGCCAACTCGGCGAGTTGGTACGTACCTTGGCCGACGGCCTGGGTGCCGCGCCCGGCGTGGTGGCCGTTCCGGCGACCCACACGCCGGACACCGTCGTCGCCCTGCTCGGCATCCTCGCCGCAGGTGGGACGTACTGCCCGGTCGACCCGGCGTTCCCGCCGCAGCGGCGGCAGGACATGCTGGCCGCGGTCGGCTGCCGCACGGCGGTCGGCGACGGCCTCGCTCAACCCGGCCTGCGCGTCGTCGGGTTACCCGACGAAGCCGCGGGCACGACCGCCGCGACGGGGACCGGTCCGGAACGGACCGAGCCGGAGCGGCCGGCGTACCTGCTCTTCACCTCGGGTTCGACCGGGCAGCCGAAACCCGTGGTCACACCGCGCCGGGCGATCTCCGCCACGGTGGACTCCCTGCGCACCCTGTTCGGCCTCACCGCCGAGGACCGGGTGCTGCAGTTCGCCTCGCTGAACTGGGACACCTGCTTCGAGGAGATCCTCCCGGCCCTCACCGGCGGTGCCGCGCTCGTCCTCGACCGCGACGCCCACTCCGGCTCGTTCCCGCGCTTCCTGCGGCTGGTGGAACGGGAACGGATCGGCGTACTGGACCTGCCCACCGCGTTCTGGCACGAACTGGTCCTCCACCTCACCGAGGAGCGCCTCGCGCTGCCCGAGTGCGTCCGGCTGCTGGTGATCGGCGGGGAGGCCGCCAACCCGGCCCGGCTCGCCGACTGGGCCGCCCTGGACACCGGGCGGGTCCGGCTGCTCAACACCTACGGGTCCACCGAGACCACGCTGATCACCCATGCCGTCGACCTGCACGGGCCGCTGGCCGCCGCGCGGGACCGGCCGTGGGCGGCGGGCGACCGGGTGCCGATCGGGCGCGCCCTGCCCCACGTGCACGAACGGATCAGCGAGCGGGGCGAGTTGCTGATTGGCGGCCCCGCGGTCGCGCTCGGCTACCTGGGACTGCCCGAGGCCACCGCGGACCGCTTCACCGAGGACGCCGAGGGCGTGCGCTGGTACCGCACCGGCGACCGGGTGGGCCGGGCACCGGACGGTGTGCTGACCCACCAGGGGCGGCTGGACGGCGAGTTCAAGGTGCGCGGGATCCGGGTCGACCCGGCCGAGGTCGAGGCGCACCTCGCCGGGCATCCGGGCGTGCACGCCGTCGCGGTCACGGGGACGACCCTGGCCGGGCGGTCGGCGCTGGTCGCGTACGTCGTGCCGCGCGCCGCGGCGGCGACCGGAACCCTGGGCGCCGAACTCCGGACGTACCTGCGGGACCGGGTGCCCGGCCATCTGGTGCCCAGCCGGATCACCGTCGTGCCGGAGCTGGTGCTCACGGCGAGCGGCAAGGTCGACCGGGCCGGCTCGCACCGCCTCCACTCCGCGCGCGGCCCCCGCGAGGGCGCCCAACTGCCCGAACCCGCGCACCGCTAG
- a CDS encoding lysine 2,3-aminomutase, with protein MTDHLLSPARTPAAPVTTAPALPTPALPAPALPAPALPTAASSTVTTTAAPPPLRQPYQYVRARLVEPDWRRLPGWRDVTEAQWRDAQWQRAHCVKNARQLRAVVGELLTPEFYEQLAADQAEFATMPILLPPQLLNTMAAHSPTTPAAFTAAFLADPVRRYMLPVLADRHPRWPSHPKAERDSLHEAEMWVVEGLTHRYPTKVLAELVSTCPQYCGHCTRMDLVGTSTPQVTKARLVLRPAHRQEQMLDYLKRTPAVRDVVVSGGDLANVPWPQLESFLLRLLELESVRDIRLASKAVVGLPQHWLQPQVLEGVHRVATIAARRAVNLAVHTHANHVRSVTPLVAEAARALLDAGVRDVRNQGVLMRGVNDTPEDLLDLCFALQGEANILPYYFYLCDMIPNAEHWRTSVHRAQYLQEAIMGYLPGYATPRLVCDVPRLGKRWVHQAVAYDRERGISYWTKNYRTALEARSGGAAPSGGSGAEDPLDRRHPYYDPVDTLPESGRRWWTERAARAAAAAPAPQEGAAR; from the coding sequence ATGACCGACCACCTCCTGTCCCCCGCGCGCACCCCCGCCGCGCCGGTGACCACCGCGCCCGCACTCCCGACCCCCGCACTCCCGGCCCCCGCACTCCCGGCCCCCGCGCTCCCGACCGCCGCATCCAGCACCGTCACCACCACCGCCGCACCGCCCCCGCTCCGGCAGCCGTACCAGTACGTCCGGGCCCGGCTGGTGGAGCCGGACTGGCGCCGGCTGCCCGGCTGGCGCGACGTCACCGAGGCGCAGTGGCGCGACGCCCAGTGGCAGCGCGCGCACTGCGTCAAGAACGCCCGCCAGCTCCGGGCGGTCGTCGGCGAACTGCTCACGCCCGAGTTCTACGAGCAACTCGCAGCCGATCAGGCCGAGTTCGCGACCATGCCGATCCTGCTGCCACCGCAGCTGCTGAACACCATGGCCGCGCACTCCCCCACCACCCCGGCGGCGTTCACCGCTGCGTTCCTGGCCGACCCGGTGCGTCGCTACATGCTGCCGGTGCTCGCCGACCGGCACCCGCGCTGGCCCAGCCACCCGAAGGCCGAGCGCGACTCGCTGCACGAGGCCGAGATGTGGGTGGTCGAGGGCCTCACCCACCGTTACCCCACCAAGGTGCTGGCCGAGCTGGTCTCCACCTGCCCGCAGTACTGCGGGCACTGCACCCGGATGGACCTGGTCGGCACCTCCACGCCCCAGGTCACCAAGGCCCGGCTGGTGCTGCGGCCGGCCCACCGGCAGGAGCAGATGCTCGACTACCTCAAGCGCACCCCGGCCGTGCGCGACGTGGTGGTGTCCGGCGGCGACCTCGCCAATGTGCCGTGGCCGCAGCTCGAGTCCTTCCTGCTGCGGCTGCTGGAGCTGGAGTCGGTCCGCGACATCCGGCTCGCCAGCAAGGCGGTGGTCGGCCTTCCGCAGCACTGGCTGCAGCCGCAGGTCCTGGAGGGCGTGCACCGGGTCGCGACGATCGCCGCCCGGCGCGCCGTCAACCTCGCCGTGCACACCCACGCCAACCACGTGCGCTCGGTGACCCCGCTGGTCGCCGAGGCGGCCCGGGCGCTGCTCGACGCGGGTGTGCGCGACGTGCGCAACCAGGGCGTGCTGATGCGGGGCGTCAACGACACCCCGGAGGACCTGCTGGACCTCTGCTTCGCGCTCCAGGGCGAGGCGAACATCCTCCCCTACTACTTCTACCTCTGCGACATGATCCCCAACGCCGAGCACTGGCGCACCAGCGTCCACCGGGCCCAGTACCTCCAGGAGGCGATCATGGGCTACCTGCCCGGCTACGCCACCCCGCGCCTGGTCTGCGACGTGCCGCGGCTCGGCAAGCGCTGGGTGCACCAGGCCGTGGCGTACGACCGCGAACGCGGCATCTCCTACTGGACCAAGAACTACCGCACGGCCCTGGAGGCCCGCTCCGGCGGCGCCGCGCCGTCCGGCGGCAGCGGGGCGGAGGACCCGCTCGACCGCCGCCACCCCTACTACGACCCGGTGGACACCCTCCCCGAGTCCGGCCGCCGCTGGTGGACGGAGCGGGCCGCGCGCGCCGCTGCCGCCGCACCGGCCCCGCAGGAAGGAGCAGCCCGGTGA
- a CDS encoding class I adenylate-forming enzyme family protein has translation MSDESSSPDNGASAATAAPSAPSPVAPLAARERLMAEPELGAGNFLDHALAVNPNRAVPFAYSHHLDHRGAVVLRGHSLQDLADLRDRYAAWYHANGVRPGEPVAVVIAEGLEPLLHFLALTALGAVPALVNDAMRHDVMVRYLNHVGVVGVVADDTTRLAAAYRQDPQRRPRFIALAAEIQAFDADASGGLPAEYPYRHAAEDVVALIHSSGTTGTPKSTMLAHRQFWDGKQPRMVRFPAEPEDRLMSLMPHTHAGGLSYFLTATLLGLPTVVMADWRRSVVEPVMEAFRPTMVASFPRTFVELATGELPVAGAAKVHSWFNTGDSAHYGHIRRLVQLGERPAGLIRPWLLPQEKAEQPALPGSQFVDGLGSSEMGMALFGQVTTPESVRNDRCVGKPLEVVRRAAVLDQDGNELPDGTVGLLGIDSPSRTPGYWNNARLTGSFELAGYWLTGDLARRDAEGRFYHLDRTVDVIDTSAGPVYSLPVEEVLLADCAELVRDCSVVGVPGATGEGQRPVAVVQLQQDAESATAEEVLEAANKALAGAGLAALAAVRIARTAADFPLGPTGKVLKRELRTRFATLLTAQ, from the coding sequence ATGAGCGACGAGAGTTCCTCCCCGGACAACGGCGCGTCCGCCGCCACCGCCGCACCCTCCGCCCCCTCCCCGGTCGCACCGCTCGCCGCTCGCGAGCGGCTGATGGCCGAACCGGAGCTCGGGGCCGGCAACTTCCTCGACCACGCCCTCGCCGTGAACCCCAACCGCGCGGTCCCCTTCGCCTACAGCCACCACCTCGACCACCGCGGCGCGGTGGTGCTGCGCGGCCACAGCCTCCAGGACCTCGCCGACCTGCGCGACCGCTACGCCGCCTGGTACCACGCGAACGGCGTGCGCCCGGGCGAGCCGGTGGCGGTGGTGATCGCCGAGGGCCTGGAACCGCTGCTGCACTTCCTGGCGCTCACCGCGCTGGGCGCCGTCCCGGCCCTGGTGAACGACGCCATGCGGCACGACGTGATGGTCCGCTACCTCAACCACGTCGGCGTGGTCGGCGTGGTCGCCGACGACACCACCCGCCTCGCCGCCGCCTACCGCCAGGACCCGCAGCGCCGCCCCCGGTTCATCGCACTCGCCGCCGAGATCCAGGCCTTCGACGCGGACGCCTCCGGCGGCCTGCCCGCCGAGTACCCGTACCGGCACGCGGCGGAGGACGTGGTCGCGCTGATCCACTCCTCCGGCACCACCGGCACGCCGAAGTCGACGATGCTGGCGCACCGGCAGTTCTGGGACGGCAAGCAGCCGCGCATGGTGCGCTTCCCGGCCGAGCCGGAGGACCGGCTGATGTCGCTGATGCCGCACACCCACGCCGGCGGTCTGAGCTACTTCCTCACCGCGACCCTGCTCGGCCTGCCGACCGTGGTGATGGCGGACTGGCGCCGCTCGGTGGTCGAGCCGGTGATGGAGGCCTTCCGGCCCACCATGGTCGCCTCCTTCCCGCGCACCTTCGTCGAACTCGCCACCGGCGAGCTGCCGGTGGCGGGCGCGGCCAAGGTGCACTCCTGGTTCAACACCGGCGACAGCGCGCACTACGGGCACATCCGCCGACTGGTGCAGCTGGGCGAGCGCCCGGCCGGGCTGATCCGGCCCTGGCTGCTGCCGCAGGAGAAGGCCGAGCAACCCGCGCTGCCCGGTTCGCAGTTCGTCGACGGGCTGGGCTCCTCCGAGATGGGCATGGCACTGTTCGGCCAGGTCACCACACCGGAGAGCGTCCGCAACGACCGCTGTGTCGGCAAGCCGCTCGAAGTGGTGCGCCGGGCGGCCGTGCTGGACCAGGACGGCAACGAACTGCCGGACGGCACGGTCGGGCTGCTCGGGATCGACTCGCCCTCGCGGACACCGGGCTACTGGAACAACGCGCGGCTGACCGGGAGCTTCGAACTGGCCGGCTACTGGCTGACCGGGGACCTCGCCCGGCGCGACGCCGAGGGCCGGTTCTACCACCTGGACCGCACCGTGGACGTCATCGACACCTCCGCCGGGCCGGTCTACAGCCTGCCGGTCGAGGAGGTGCTGCTGGCGGACTGCGCCGAGCTGGTCCGGGACTGCTCGGTGGTGGGCGTGCCCGGTGCCACCGGTGAGGGGCAACGGCCCGTCGCGGTGGTTCAGTTGCAGCAGGACGCGGAGTCCGCGACCGCCGAGGAGGTCCTGGAGGCCGCCAACAAGGCCCTGGCCGGGGCCGGACTGGCCGCGCTCGCCGCCGTCCGGATCGCCCGCACGGCGGCGGACTTCCCGCTCGGGCCGACCGGCAAGGTGCTCAAGCGCGAACTGCGCACCCGCTTCGCCACCCTCCTCACCGCCCAGTAG
- a CDS encoding transposase domain-containing protein, with protein MASESVEQEGPVVRPGGVSVGDLPAAVPRSLIEEAADALGLGGPAPDGDLPPHLTAYLTMALCLFPDEPAEDVGRRVVAELFRLDGGHGPLRGPLTEAGIDRARRRLGRDVLRATFYRVAQPVAFPGTWLGGRRLMAFEGFGLEVPDSAENAAEFGTDGAGQALATAPGARVVAVVDCGSGTVVDAEVGPRGRDEGAMAASLLATACSEWALLGDPSRYSFAAFGAAALTGAAVCWRVPPRIPLPVLEVLPEGSYLSLLVRPGLPAHERAEVLLEARSGAKPDPYVAHPVRVVEDGDAGRLVTTFRDPEELTAAEVADAHRRWWGRSAGAGRTGAALRGPGGVRATDPDLVHQEIWAHLLVEYAAGSPAPA; from the coding sequence ATGGCTTCGGAATCCGTCGAGCAGGAGGGTCCGGTCGTGCGACCGGGCGGGGTGTCGGTGGGCGACCTGCCGGCGGCGGTGCCGCGGTCGCTGATCGAGGAGGCCGCCGACGCCCTGGGGCTGGGCGGGCCGGCCCCGGACGGGGACCTCCCGCCGCACCTGACCGCCTACCTGACGATGGCGCTGTGCCTGTTCCCCGACGAGCCGGCCGAGGATGTCGGGCGGAGGGTCGTCGCGGAGCTGTTCCGGCTCGACGGCGGCCACGGCCCGCTGCGGGGACCGCTGACGGAAGCAGGGATCGACCGGGCCCGGCGGCGGCTGGGCCGGGACGTGCTGCGGGCGACGTTCTACCGGGTCGCGCAGCCGGTCGCCTTCCCCGGCACCTGGCTCGGCGGCCGACGGCTGATGGCCTTCGAGGGGTTCGGGCTCGAGGTGCCCGACTCGGCGGAGAACGCGGCCGAGTTCGGCACCGACGGCGCCGGGCAGGCCCTCGCGACGGCCCCGGGAGCCCGGGTGGTGGCCGTCGTCGACTGCGGTTCGGGCACCGTCGTCGACGCCGAGGTCGGACCGCGCGGCCGCGACGAGGGGGCGATGGCGGCCTCGCTGCTGGCCACTGCCTGCAGCGAGTGGGCGCTGCTCGGCGATCCGAGCCGGTACTCCTTCGCGGCGTTCGGTGCCGCGGCCCTGACCGGGGCCGCGGTGTGCTGGCGGGTCCCGCCCCGGATCCCGCTGCCGGTCCTGGAGGTGCTGCCGGAAGGGTCGTACCTGTCGCTCCTGGTCCGCCCCGGCCTGCCCGCGCACGAGCGGGCCGAGGTGCTCCTCGAGGCACGGTCCGGTGCGAAGCCCGACCCGTACGTCGCCCATCCGGTGCGGGTGGTCGAGGACGGCGACGCGGGCCGCCTCGTCACCACGTTCAGGGACCCGGAGGAGCTGACGGCCGCCGAGGTGGCGGACGCCCACCGTCGGTGGTGGGGGCGGTCGGCCGGGGCAGGGCGGACGGGCGCGGCGCTGCGCGGGCCCGGCGGGGTGCGGGCGACCGATCCCGACCTGGTCCACCAGGAGATCTGGGCCCACCTGCTGGTCGAGTACGCCGCCGGTTCCCCCGCCCCGGCCTGA
- a CDS encoding class I SAM-dependent methyltransferase: MSDDSPVHGLSGVAMTLLTPLYGRAHAQQLLPGTEFSDPQATRVLRETGFKDSEVLTDRSNALGSVHRAIVLDEITRRFARAHPTGTVLSAGIGLCTRDERLAGTVPDGIRWLGVDVPEVVELRRRLLPDSRALVHPASLTAPEWTGVVEAGTGPTLVIAEGVLMYLSPAEVTGFLGDVRRHLGPGTRLAADFFHPWIALSGLHPISRATGARFRSGARSSTGLAALSPGWTSTAEHPVMERIGPAQRIAAAALRPLLLGHRPYAVAELAATP, encoded by the coding sequence ATGTCAGACGACTCCCCCGTGCACGGCCTGAGCGGTGTGGCGATGACCCTGCTCACCCCCCTCTACGGCCGTGCCCACGCGCAGCAGCTGCTCCCCGGTACCGAGTTCAGCGACCCGCAGGCCACCCGGGTGCTCCGGGAAACCGGCTTCAAGGACTCCGAGGTACTGACCGACCGCTCCAACGCGCTCGGCTCCGTCCACCGGGCCATCGTCCTCGACGAGATCACCCGGCGCTTCGCCCGCGCCCACCCCACCGGCACCGTCCTGTCCGCCGGCATCGGCCTCTGCACCCGGGACGAGCGGCTCGCTGGCACCGTGCCCGACGGGATCCGCTGGCTCGGCGTCGACGTCCCCGAGGTGGTGGAGCTGCGCCGCCGACTGCTGCCCGACAGCCGGGCCCTGGTCCACCCGGCCTCGCTCACCGCACCGGAGTGGACCGGGGTGGTGGAGGCGGGCACCGGCCCCACGCTGGTCATCGCCGAAGGGGTCCTGATGTACCTCTCCCCCGCCGAGGTCACCGGCTTCCTCGGCGACGTCCGCCGCCACCTCGGACCCGGCACCCGCCTCGCCGCCGACTTCTTCCACCCCTGGATCGCCCTCAGCGGCCTCCATCCCATCTCCCGCGCCACCGGCGCCCGCTTCCGCTCCGGCGCCCGCAGCAGCACCGGCCTCGCCGCCCTCTCCCCGGGCTGGACGTCCACCGCCGAACACCCCGTCATGGAACGCATCGGGCCGGCCCAGCGCATCGCCGCAGCCGCCCTCCGCCCCCTCCTCCTCGGCCACCGGCCCTACGCCGTCGCGGAACTGGCCGCCACTCCGTGA
- a CDS encoding helix-turn-helix domain-containing protein: MERGSATPDLVDGECEMAYGAARPRLREYVLGYRGYRLDSDRPRRRLEVPTDVVTLTVGFDGALRLTDAVAGRDSGSFGSVLAGLRRTATVAEHGGRLHGLAVSLTPQGAYRILGPALGDLDGRWIEAGAAFPGRGPRELVDRLRESRTWSGRFALLDAYFDARFAEGRIWDPSVSWAWEQLRASHGRASVRTLVDSTGWSRRRLEQRFREHLGLAPKQAADILRLQRALLTYERRPGWGGARIADHCGFYDQAHLVHSFRAMVGCSPTAFFAARRAAQAPEPSDRVSGRVTTVVDFVEAGPDR; this comes from the coding sequence ATGGAACGCGGCAGCGCAACACCGGACCTCGTCGACGGCGAGTGCGAGATGGCGTACGGCGCGGCCCGGCCGAGACTGCGCGAGTACGTGCTCGGCTACCGCGGCTACCGGCTGGATTCCGACCGGCCCCGCCGCCGGCTCGAAGTGCCCACCGACGTGGTGACGCTGACCGTCGGCTTCGACGGGGCGCTGCGGCTCACCGACGCCGTCGCCGGCCGCGACAGCGGCTCCTTCGGGTCCGTCCTGGCCGGGCTGCGGCGCACCGCGACGGTCGCCGAGCACGGCGGCCGGCTGCACGGCCTCGCCGTCTCGCTCACCCCGCAGGGCGCCTACCGCATCCTCGGCCCGGCGCTCGGCGACCTCGACGGCCGGTGGATCGAGGCGGGCGCCGCCTTCCCCGGCCGGGGCCCGCGCGAACTCGTCGACCGGCTGCGGGAGTCGCGGACCTGGTCGGGGCGGTTCGCCCTGCTCGACGCCTACTTCGACGCGCGGTTCGCGGAGGGGCGGATCTGGGACCCCTCGGTGAGCTGGGCCTGGGAACAGCTGCGTGCCTCGCACGGGCGGGCCTCGGTCCGGACGCTGGTGGACAGTACCGGCTGGAGCCGCCGGCGACTGGAGCAGCGCTTCCGCGAGCACCTCGGCCTGGCCCCGAAGCAGGCCGCCGACATCCTCCGCCTCCAGCGCGCCCTGCTGACCTACGAACGGCGGCCCGGCTGGGGCGGGGCCCGGATCGCCGACCACTGCGGCTTCTACGACCAGGCGCACCTGGTGCACTCCTTCCGCGCCATGGTGGGCTGCTCGCCGACCGCGTTCTTCGCCGCCCGCCGGGCCGCGCAGGCCCCCGAGCCGAGCGACCGCGTGTCCGGGCGGGTCACCACCGTGGTCGACTTCGTGGAGGCGGGCCCGGACCGCTGA
- a CDS encoding phosphopantetheine-binding protein, translated as MSSVDTTPADTDGLVTIFRRVLETDDVAADSDFFLLGGDSLIATRVLSAVARNYGVELTFEDFVLAPTPAGLVELIAAAG; from the coding sequence TTGAGCAGCGTAGACACCACCCCCGCCGACACGGACGGCCTGGTGACGATCTTCCGCCGCGTCCTGGAGACGGACGACGTCGCGGCGGACTCGGACTTCTTCCTCCTCGGCGGTGACTCGCTCATCGCCACCCGCGTGCTGAGCGCGGTCGCCCGGAACTACGGCGTCGAGCTGACCTTCGAGGACTTCGTGCTCGCACCGACCCCGGCCGGTCTGGTCGAGCTGATCGCGGCCGCGGGATGA